TGGTAGGGTAGAGTTTTATTGAGATTTTCTacccgcgggtagggttagggtagggtccaaaccctaccctaccctacccattgccagccctagttcttcattagattgttcccatgaagccatggaggttccttgagtgtccgaacattgggaagctaattgattaatcgcttgctccaattgacaaatggttgcctgaaatcgatccactgtttccttgaaacgATCCTTAAAATCTATCATTTTTGTATGCATTGTAAAGTGGTCttcgtccatgatatcttggagggtgttgttgcctaaagggttgatcagatcctcttggttccgtccatctttgattgctttgaccttaaTGTATATTCCTGTTCTCATTATAGTGTCCATTCCTAACAATAACATTGGAATCAAACTTGAagccagaggggtgagaatttaTAGTagtaggaaaaaaaataaaaacaaaaactaacaaaaaggaaatattttgaaaaagatgtgatttttttttttggaaaaaatatttacaataaccaataataaggcacacgtttgcaattccctggaaacggcgccattttgaagagaggatttttgctagtaaagaaatttataaaatcgCGTTAtgagtatagcttctaaaccaacaagaatcctttcttacaaacgttttggttgtcacaagtaacaaaccccttttgaaattgataaccgagtattcaaacctcgggtcgtcttctcaaggaattgcagggaggtatgttcttattactggttatgggttttgtaaattggggttttgaaagtgatgaacaagtaaattaaatgacaattaaaataaataaatagctataaaataaacttttggcaagatatgaaaattcggaagtcctatcctagttactcctataagaatggaagttaatcccacttagttaacctttgcgtaagcaagggaaagtcaagtgaaccaattggttgGATTTCCCAAGTTCtagccaaatcctaaggaaagactagagttagtggaattctagttaattagccgacataacaatcaatcatgaatagttggtaactcaagagcttccagttaattaataaaagccagtaatataaaaagctaaattgaaatcataaatatctgaaaacatctcaataatgtataatcctaacatgaaaagtccataagccaattgggcaacataaatcaaataccaataaaagcattaaaacatctgaaaataagagataaatataaagtaaaggaAATATTGAACATGCTAAAGAGttgaatcctaaatcctttaagaggaatcctaatcctaaaacctaagagagaggagagaacctctctctctctctaaaaactacatctaaaactataaATTATGAGTTATGaaagcatgttgagtctctgcatgttccctgactttaatcagTGTtcctgggccgaaaactgggttgaaatgcggcccagaatctctgccaccgacttttgtaattctgtagATCGCGCACGTTACGCGTCCGCatcgtccacgcgatcgcgtcactcagcgtttttcgtatcacgcgtgcgcgtcgtccacgcattcgcgtcgttcgtgcagcttccaatctgcgcggtcacgtcaggcacgcgatcgtgtcactctgatttcttccatttcacgcggtcgcgtgagccatgcgaccgcgtgactttttgctggtcatctcctcaattccttgtgttccttccatttttgcacacttcctcttcattctctaagccattcctgccctatgaagcctgaaacacttaacacacagatcaaggtatcgaatggtaataagagagaattaagattagctaaattaagaccaaagaagcatgttttcaatcatgtaataattttaggaaggaaatataaatacatgctaaatatatgaataagtgggtaaagaccatgataaaaccatacaattaaacacattgtaaaccataaaatagtggtttatcaaccacCAACTATCTTTTGATCCCCACACTAGATGAATTGCCATAGAAGAAAGTGCAAACCCAATGTATGTCCAAACACATATACATGTACCACTTTATTGAAGACTGATTAAACACatatacatttttctttttattttattaagtttgattaattttggttaattagtttattaattttcagGTTCTTTGTGATTTAAGACCAAGAGAATTATATTAAGAGAAATCAGCTACTAAGAATAAGGGTTAGGGTAGTTAGAAGCTCAATCATATGATATATAAACTGAAATTATGAAGCTGTATTGGTTGAGTTTGTGTTGCTGGATTTGTGCTTGATTATGTTGTGGCGAATGTTTAATTGATCTTCTGAATATGTGATTTTATATTGTGAAGATTGAATGCTAATCAAACACTTAGGGCTGAAATTTTATATTGTGCTTGATATTTTCTTCAAAGGTTGTGGTtgtttgatgattttgttgGCAACTTGGCATCTTTTGATACTTTGTGGTTGTTGTTTTAGAGAGATTTTTGGTGGTattcttttgatattttgagaaTGATTAAATGTTATATAGATTAGCTATTGTCATTAGATTTATAAAGGACCAAATTCTAGTTGTAATGAACCTATACACTTTAAAATgactttagtattaattttactttttaaaaaccGGTTtttagaagtggattttttgttaaaatatctggtttgaaaattggatttttaaaaactagttttaaaattagatttttggtTGAAGAAACTGGTTTTAAAACTGAATTTCCaaaaattggttttaaaaatggattttttgttaaaaaatctggttttaaaactggattttataaaaaaaaatcgaattttagatttggattaaaaaaaaCCGAATTTGAAAccggtttttattttttcaaactgGTTTAGAACCGGTTTCTCTCTTCAATCCAGTTCTGGTTTGGtttcataaaccataaaactggTTCTGAAGTGGATCCagtttgaatttataaaaatccAAACCGTGCCCACCCCTAGTTGCAATGGAATCTCAGGTATCACTTGTTCATTCTTTGTTctgattttttgtttattatgatttttaaaattttcaagccttagggtttttatttatttagttctGTTTGTAAATTGTGTTTACTTGCTGAAACCTATAAATTCTTTGTTCTGATTccttaggattttttttaggtttgtTTGTGAATTCTGTTTTATTTGCTAGAATTCGTTGTTATGGTTCTGATTTTTAAAACAATACAAAAATTGAGACAGACCTTGTTATTCTACTTTAAAAATTGAGATTAAAATAAGTTAATGAATGATATTTCAAACAAGTTTCTGCATATGTTATAAGTTagaaatttcttttattttcattttgaagGTTAGTTAGGCCACGAGGGTAATGATTATCCAATATAACTTAGTTCATTGTCTAGTGATCACATATCTCTAGCCTATGTTGGATTttaacttaaataaatataacttAGTTTCATTGTTTGGTAttcattttttagttataaCTCAGTTTCTGATTTCAGGTTCTTTGCTTGCTGAACAATGTTTTGCTATCTTGCTAGAGAAACTCCACCTCTGTCGCTGCATCTTTCCttcttaattctatttttaaatcctttttaattgtcataatttgtttttatgattctgatttttaaattctgttttaaaaattttcaagtcttaggattttttttaattctgtttatttctcacaatttattgtcataattctatttttaatctATCATTTGTTACTTGCTGATTTTTGTTAAGATTATTTGCTGATGGCTCTGATTGTTTAAtttcattgtttttgtttttgttaattataatcTGATTATTTGTTAGGATTATTTGTTGATAGCTCTTAttgtttaatttcattatttttgttcttgttgattttaatCTGATTCTTTTAATTTGGTTGTTTTATCTTTTTGGTGGGTTAAATTTTTAAGCTTCTGTTGGCGACACGAAAATGAAGGGGTTGTGATCCTTAGAGTAAAGGAAAATTGGgaatatataatatacataatttGGAGGATTgggcaaaagaaaaatataatggtGCAAATCCATACTTACACAATGCCAATGTTTTCTTTGATTTGTTGAACTTTGAACTATCTTAGTTATTCTATTGTAATATTGCATACTATTTTTAGCTATTTTGCTACACTCTCAGCCCTCAACTCGCTCATTTTCATGATTAATTGAACTTGATTTTTACTAGATAAGTTCCACTAATTTGTCATGAAGGTTGCAGCCTTCATAgcaattttactattttttttatagttcaATCTTGGCTCTAACATTTCTTGCGGTTTTAAGCTTTTTTTCTGAAATTAATTGAAAACCCAAACAAACCGAATAAAATCAAACCAATTTTAATGGGTTTGGTTTTATTTGGATAGTCTTAATAAAAAATCGAACCAAACTCAACCACAGTTGAATTAATTGATTAGATCGGATGAATTTTCTCTaaaaaatcgaaccaaaccgCATCGCGAACACCCTACTTCATCCGCTATAGATTGTTTAAAAAGACAAATGAATTCATAGAGATCTGATTCAGTTAATCACGTGTATTCcctatttctttttattcaGGGCCGCGTTAGGCCCATATAAAACTAACACAAAAGTAGAAAAGCCAACCCAACAACaaaggtttttgaaaaaaactaACAACTTTTCTAAAAGAATGAGACTAGTGTCCAGCTCAAAACAAAGGGTTTTTGAAAAGTGGGACCCACGAGAATCCGAAAAAATGACACAGACGCTCGAACGCTATCTTATCCAGGATATCACTACAACCAGTCAAACCACCAACTTCCTCCTTCACTTCACAGTTCACACTGACCGGCCGGTAACAGAAACCAGAATATCTAAAacccaaaaaattataaagagaaTATGGCGTTCTCAGCGTCGTTCTGGTCTTCGCTAATTCCTCCAAACAGAGGATTTCGTTTTGCTAGAGCACCTCCCGCCAATCAAAAACCGACGACCAAACAGCATCCACTCACAACTGCATTTGCCATTGACCCGCTCTCGACTGCAACCGCGGCCGAAGTAACCGGTGCAATTGACGGGACGACGATCGCCGTGATCGGCGGGGGATCGGTGGCTGCGCTGGCGGCTGTGCTGTCGCTTTCGGACCCTGAGAGGCGGCGGAAGGAGCAGGCGGAGGTGGTTGGAGGGGGCGACAAGGAGGTTGTGAGGGAATACTTCAACAACACGGGATTCCAGAGGTGGAAGAAGATCTACGGTGACACGGAGGACGTGAACCGGGTTCAGTTGGACATAAGGTTGGGGCACTCGAAGACGGTGGAGAGCACGCTTATGATGTTGAAGGACGAAGGGTCGCTGGAAGGTGTCACGGTGTGTGACGCCGGTTGCGGCACCGGTTCCCTTGCGATTCCGCTGGCCAAGGAGGGTGCCATTGTTTCAGCCAGCGATATCTCCGCTGCTATGGTTGCTGAAGCTGAGAAACAGGTCACTACcacatttctccttttcttgCTATATGATTTAATCATAATAATGTAGTTTAGCAAAACCATTAGCAGTagattattaactaattttatctACACTGTTAGGTAGCTAACCGAATCAGGTACTACGACATGCAGACATAACTGATTTTTATAGAATATGACATCAATTATCAGTTATCAACACCGGCATTAAGTAAGAGATAACTTCCATTTGCAGGCAAAAGAACAACTTGGATCAAGTGAAGATAGTGTATCCCCTGCAGCTGCGATGCCGAAATTTTTGGTGAAAGATTTGGAAAGCTTAGATGGCAAGTATGACACGGTGGTGTGCCTGGATGTTTTGATTCACTATCCGCAAAATAAGGCAGACGGCATGATTGCTCACCTTGCATCATTGGCCAGCAACCGGTTGATTCTGAGTTTTGCTCCAAAGACATTCTATTATGATCTGCTAAAGAGGATTGGAGAGTTGTTCCCCGGACCTTCAAAGGCAACAAGGGCATATCTTCATTCGGAGGCAGATGTAGAGAGGGCATTGCAAAAGGTTGGCTGGAAGATAAGGAAGAGAGGCTTAATCACCACTCAGTTTTACTTTGCTAAGCTTGTTGAGGCTGTTCCTATGTAGTGATCCTTGGAAGGTGAGTTTTCGATGACATAATCTATTTTTGTTTAGAGGGAATTCCTTATGTAAATTGTAaggcctttttctttttaacttttttttttcttttttcagtgCCATTGTATGCTTTGAACAGTTCTCTGCATATAATTCGATTatacaatatattttttcttttttctcaatAGTGTAGATGATGCTGAAATGttcctctattttatttttatttaaaaaaaataatcaattgaatttcaattttgaaaCTAAGCCTGAGTTGATCCACTGGATCTTCCTTTGTGTAATAATGTTAACTTGCTCCAACCTTTGTTGAGGACTTAGCTTCCTTTATAATCAGTTGTGCATCATGTATCCTCTATTGTTCAAGTTTTCTCTTGCTTTAGCTTCACTTTTAGGTTTTAGCTTAGTTCCCTACTCATTTTTGTGTCACCGTGTTACGTACCAAGTTTATTAGAAATTAGGGACCTAATTGTAATTGAATGAATATGGGCTAAGGTGGGTTTTGTAACTAACTTGCCTAGCTGGAAAGTGAGTGAGAGAGAGGGAGCATTCTGTTATGAGAGAGAGGTGGGAACTATAAAGGGCTGTGGGAAGTAGTGAGAGGGCataaaaatagagagaaataATAGGGTTAGGCACTATGAGAGAATCAGGTCTCGCAAATACCTGATGCTTTTGTCACTCAGTCCTTTTACTGCATAATACAAGCAAATACTGGGAAATTGAATGATATCTCACTGATATCACTGCATCTCCCTTGCCCTTCTACTATGTTTCATTTTTCTACCTAATCTAGATGCCAGGTTCTTACACACCGTGAGCTTATTGTAATGAATACATGAGTATAGACAAAAACTGttgggaaaaaaaaaatagaaaagaaaagttttACAGGTTGCTGGATATAGCTTGACTGTAAAGGAACTTAAGGGACGTTGTAAACAACAAAGTGATTAATGTAAAATGGTAATTTCTTAGATCCTTCTGGTTCTGTGCAACTGTTGCTGACTGGGTCAgagtaagagagagagagagaggtttgaATTGTTTAAACATTATCTTCATGTGAACAAATGATAAGAAAAGTTGTTTccacccaaaaataaaaaaggtatcATGAGAAGGAAATGCTAAGAGTTATGTTCCTTCTTAAATCTGAATATAGTCACAGCTTGTCAGCAATTTTTGATAGAGCATCTGTGAGCTTGCCAAGGGCTGCAACCAAGCTATCTGTTTGCTCTTTCTGATGTTCTCTGGCCAACTGGTAATTCATATTCTGAGCCCCAAGATGTGCTTTCAGCATGTTATTGTTCCTTCTTAGTACTCTGACAATGTTGTTGTTGAAATTTGTGGTGTGTTCACTATTACCTGGTGATAATCTCCTCTTCTTGTGCCCCTCCTGTGACACACCTTCTCTTTGAAAGCCTGAACCAACAAAGTAGGTGAGAGTCGATCCATGGACAAATATATCAGACTGAATCCCCAAGTGGTTTCTGAGATTCACATCATGTACCGATTTGGTATCTAAGGTTCCAATTGCACTATAGCATCTAAAATGGTTTTCTCATTATATCAAAACGATATCGCTTCTGCTTTCCAAAGGGAAACACGTCATTTCCACAAATGTCCGGCGTGGCATTGGAGGGCTTTGCCTCACTCTGTTTGCTAAGTCATTGCAGGAAAGGGGTTGATAACAGTGCAATTGGAATCTCAAGAACTAAATCGATGCATGGTGTGGATCACAGGAACCACTTTGGGAATTTAATTGATATAACAACTATTGGCACTAGTAAGTTCAATCGCTTTACCTGGTGGATGGTCGTAGTTCCCTTTGCAAGATGTTGGTGTTGGTTGTTTCTCTGCTATTGAGTGTGGAGAAATTAGTTTTGGTCAATAAGAGATAGGTAATCTGCGTAAGCTTTGGGCAAAAACAACTAGAATAAAGGCAATTGCCCATCAAGCAGACATAATCCCGCCAACTGATgtttttaacaataataatatatactccAGCATgtccttttttttattggaattgaaaattataattttttaagttaaatgcatacgtttattttttttggtgactgaaTGCATAAGTTTATGTACatgaaaaatgttatttatatttaagCTTTAGACATCTCTTTATACATTTAGTTAAAATTTCCAGCTACATTAATGTTAGAGTAAagtgacaaataaatttttcagGATTTACACTTCGGACATATTAgtccttaaaaaaataaaaggtacCAATGAAGTCATTTTCAATATGAGATATGGAcacattattttcaaattagcTCTTATGATCGGGATAAAAGGTCTCAATTTAAACATAACTTATCCATGTCTGCTATCGTAAAGAAttttattggtattttttttagGGATTAATTTATCCAAAGTATAATTTTTCAAGTCTTTATTCGTCACTTTActcttaatattaatattaatggATTTaaatcctctaaagtttgaatttcacttagAGAGGAAAGTGTAATCATatagggataagtattgttttggttccTAATATTGAGGGTCAGAATCGAAATCGTCCCcaacattattttttatttagaatcatccttaatgttttttttttcgtattagGGGGACGTCGCCGGCAAAGGGGAGCCCGATGCGAGGAGGGCGGCGCACGAAGGAGAGAGAGGGATTTGAGGCTGAGCTGGGTTCCTACCACCGCCGATCTGCCCAGTCGTCGTCACTCCGTCGCCCATGAGCTGCCAGTGGTTCTACTTCGGCTTCTGCATCTGTTTCTTCTTCTGcatctacttcttcttcttgcttcgGCTTCTGCTCCTTGCTTTGGCCTCtgctttttgcttttgcttgAGCTTCTGCTTGAGTTTCTGCTTCTACTTCTTGTGCTTCTGTGACTGCTTCTgcttctacttttaattctgattttgatttgttgtttttgattttattgttgttgtgtgttgatttggttgttgaatttgttgaatttatGTTAATTTGTTGATTTGTTGAATTTCCGATTCCTTGATTTGTTAAATAtgtgttgatttcattgatattgttatTGTTGGTGGTGGAGGTGCTGGTGCTGGTGGAGGTAAAGGTGCAGGTGGCGGCGGGTATTTTTGTCCGAAAAAAgttaaaaggacgattttaatatgaaaaaaaaaacgttaaggatgattctaaataaaaaattatgttgggGACGATTTCAATTCTGACCCTCAACGTTAGGGACTAAAACAATACATATTCCTAATATATAATGTATTAACGGATTTGATCATGTATGAGACATTCTTTCAAATTTGCGGTAAGAAAAATGCTAGAGGGTTAGCCAGCAATACTTACAAGCGTAGGCTAAAAGTATATTATAATAGTAGAGGGTcaatagaatttattatttttggctagTTAGCCAacaatgtttaaaaatataggCTAAGAGTATGTTGTTAGATTACTAAATTCAAAGAATTTAACTGAGGGCAATGCTAGGTAACCAATGACTTTcttgaacaatatgaacaatcactaatcaaataaaaacacactACACCTCTAAATTACccacctaaatcttaatattagaataaccatccgcacacctagtaaaatgaacatccgatacattcattgttcacattgtttaatattttcattgtctacctataATTTTCCTTTAACTGATGGCTAGAAGTGCTGGCTAAAAACATTAGGTTGGCATTTGAACTTTTCTCTTGCAcaaattgtttttgttttaaataacatAATAAGCAGCATGgttaaaaataagaatttttggAAATCAAAGATACTAAGACAGAAGGCCCTAAAGTTCTAATACAAGATaaacaaaacactaaaaacaGTGAGACAGTACAACATGCATATATAGGTAACGTCGTAATGATGCAAGTGATGTAACTAAAATGGAGATAGAGAGTCCATTGGAACAGAGAGGATACCTGAAGTAGGCAATTTGGGCAACGGTATCTTCTGTGTACTccccatcaccatcatcatattcatcaccGTTTCCTTAGCACCTGCAACAGTAGGTGTTTTCAACAGCATTAGACTACTGTTATTCACCTTCCCTGTCTCTGTCGTAGAATTAGTGTTGTTCTCCTCTTCAGTGCTCCAACCCATCTCACTGTCCACAATGGTCTCATCATCCTCCATCTCGTCGTCCTCATCAACCTCGTCATGATTCTGGCGATGAGGTTGATTGCGACTGCGATGATGATCCTTCTTGCTTGCCGTCACCACACCTTCTCCTTCCCCCcgatcaccaccaccaccactaatattttcttgttttggtgGGCCCTTAATAAGCGTCAATGGATACGCGGCTGCAGTGCATACCCCTCCATCAAGAACATTGTAGACTACAGAATCAAAGAACCCCGGCAACTTGTTCTCCTTTCTCTTATCATTCCTCATCATCCAAAAcgattcattctcatccttcaCATTCGTTTCCCACTTCTTGATCTTCCTGAAATCAGTGAGAAGGTTCCCCCATCTTTTTCGACACTGAACAGCGCCTCTCTTAACACCTCGTTGCTGGCACAACGATGAAACCATATCCCACTTTGGATCCGTCTGAAGAACAACAAACCCAGGTGGCGATTGGTACCTGTTAATCTGTTCCCCACTCTCGACAAGTTTCTTGGACTCTATGAGAACAAGGGACTCTTGTCTTGTCCATCTTGGATGTCTTGTCGCTTTGGCTCTTGTTTCGCCTTTGGCTACGGTTTCTGTTGCTGTCGTTGGTTGTTTTGCAACGGTTACTAGTGGAACATGTTCACTACCACCACCGGAAGAACCTACGCTGATGTTGATATTCTTCTCTGAATTTGATTCCATGGCGTTTATTATGATCACGCGCACACGAGTGTTTTTTGTGGATTGAGATAAGATACAAACCATTCATATAGAAATTAGAAAATGTTTTTTTGCTTAGTAGGCAAATGAAAATTTCTCAAGGAGGATTTCATATTATTTCGTGTAGGCaacatttttttccaaaaatggatcacaatttttgtgttttttccttcttctgttggtaaaaaagaaattacattCCATTAAATGATCAtgaaattatgtatatatataatgcaAATCAACTTGGGTTCACGCGTTCGTCCGTAAAcaaccaaatatatatatagcaacAAGTATATAAAagatatactaaaattagttattaatataaaatatagattaaaaataaattaaattatacttatatttacACATATACTTTGCTtttttataaaacaaataaaaggaTAGTTGACTCCAGTAATTTATTTGGACACTTAATAATTAGCGTGATCTTCTTCCAACTAAGGATCTATTTACTTATAAGGAACCAAAAGCAGTCAAAAAACAAATTGGGGGAAGTCAATAGTGTCCTAGTTGTGAATGGGAATGTTactcaacaaattaaaagaaataactGGAATGCACCACAGAAGGAAAAGAAATAGACTGTGGTTGAATGGAATTTATTACTCTCTGAAGATTTACAAATACATAatattatttgataaaaaaaattttgaaacatgACTTTCTAGCATTTCTTAAGAGCCGATATATATGTACTCCTAATTTTCTTCTTAGTtcctattaaaataaatatatcttttgaaaaaaaaaaagtcatctTAAGTAATGCCTCATAGTGTGTTTGGATGAGATAattaaagaatgaaaaaataatttttagagattatttaaaatttttaaacaaaataatgtTTTGGAtactattttagaaaaaaatttgaaaattcaagagattttaataaaagattttagttatataaaatgagaaattttatttttctcaaaagaaaaagaatttcaattttctcCTCTCTTTATCTCACtttaaactatatttatatGCATTAATTAACACttgaaattaacaaataataaaatcaactaTATATTTCATGAATAAAGGTAATtaactttcttttttaaataaaatattttaatagggTTAACCACTAAAAACGCTCCCAAATTATTCAGACGCTGACAAAAATACCCC
The genomic region above belongs to Arachis duranensis cultivar V14167 chromosome 3, aradu.V14167.gnm2.J7QH, whole genome shotgun sequence and contains:
- the LOC107480119 gene encoding magnesium protoporphyrin IX methyltransferase, chloroplastic → MAFSASFWSSLIPPNRGFRFARAPPANQKPTTKQHPLTTAFAIDPLSTATAAEVTGAIDGTTIAVIGGGSVAALAAVLSLSDPERRRKEQAEVVGGGDKEVVREYFNNTGFQRWKKIYGDTEDVNRVQLDIRLGHSKTVESTLMMLKDEGSLEGVTVCDAGCGTGSLAIPLAKEGAIVSASDISAAMVAEAEKQAKEQLGSSEDSVSPAAAMPKFLVKDLESLDGKYDTVVCLDVLIHYPQNKADGMIAHLASLASNRLILSFAPKTFYYDLLKRIGELFPGPSKATRAYLHSEADVERALQKVGWKIRKRGLITTQFYFAKLVEAVPM
- the LOC107480117 gene encoding trihelix transcription factor ASR3-like isoform X2 is translated as MVCILSQSTKNTRVRVIIINAMESNSEKNINISVGSSGGGSEHVPLVTVAKQPTTATETVAKGETRAKATRHPRWTRQESLVLIESKKLVESGEQINRYQSPPGFVVLQTDPKWDMVSSLCQQRGVKRGAVQCRKRWGNLLTDFRKIKKWETNVKDENESFWMMRNDKRKENKLPGFFDSVVYNVLDGGVCTAAAYPLTLIKGPPKQENISGGGGDRGEGEGVVTASKKDHHRSRNQPHRQNHDEVDEDDEMEDDETIVDSEMGWSTEEENNTNSTTETGKVNNSSLMLLKTPTVAGAKETVMNMMMVMGSTQKIPLPKLPTSEKQPTPTSCKGNYDHPPGFQREGVSQEGHKKRRLSPGNSEHTTNFNNNIVRVLRRNNNMLKAHLGAQNMNYQLAREHQKEQTDSLVAALGKLTDALSKIADKL
- the LOC107480117 gene encoding trihelix transcription factor ASR3-like isoform X1, with protein sequence MVCILSQSTKNTRVRVIIINAMESNSEKNINISVGSSGGGSEHVPLVTVAKQPTTATETVAKGETRAKATRHPRWTRQESLVLIESKKLVESGEQINRYQSPPGFVVLQTDPKWDMVSSLCQQRGVKRGAVQCRKRWGNLLTDFRKIKKWETNVKDENESFWMMRNDKRKENKLPGFFDSVVYNVLDGGVCTAAAYPLTLIKGPPKQENISGGGGDRGEGEGVVTASKKDHHRSRNQPHRQNHDEVDEDDEMEDDETIVDSEMGWSTEEENNTNSTTETGKVNNSSLMLLKTPTVAGAKETVMNMMMVMGSTQKIPLPKLPTSAEKQPTPTSCKGNYDHPPGFQREGVSQEGHKKRRLSPGNSEHTTNFNNNIVRVLRRNNNMLKAHLGAQNMNYQLAREHQKEQTDSLVAALGKLTDALSKIADKL